From Bacillus kexueae, a single genomic window includes:
- a CDS encoding IS3 family transposase, producing MRFYNHQRFQKKLNNLSPYEYRTQVA from the coding sequence ATCCGTTTTTATAACCACCAACGGTTTCAAAAAAAATTAAACAACCTGAGTCCTTATGAATATAGGACTCAGGTTGCTTAA